In Daucus carota subsp. sativus chromosome 4, DH1 v3.0, whole genome shotgun sequence, one DNA window encodes the following:
- the LOC108217318 gene encoding RNA-binding KH domain-containing protein PEPPER-like: MASHQPTVSTAATTTEPQLDAWAAITPTQAPAAQPDEQPKWPGWPGCNVYRLIVPLMKVGSIIGKKGETVKKLCVETGARVNVLPGLVTCPHRVVVISGKEDPDAALSPAMVAVMRLSKQVIGLPEGDEDDIKSSGAAAVNCCVRLLVPSGQAFSLIGRQGARIRPMQEASGAAIRVLSSAEVPTYVIDPDEKVVELEGEAINVLKALEYVVGHLRKFLVDHSVLPLFEKNLTRQTDNSDKMTLNPTTQAGSDGSEFSLSVQRDAPFVDLERNQDTVPCLSGWPYNGQAAGPAGISSLEVGPINTQVAQTTQIPLMYAHGIIGVDGSNIAHIRRYSGAIVTVQESPGLPDEITIQVKGTPPEVEVAQQLIQECVSKQDEDPQELTSSNLRQLGPDVVLNFFQIKVDIAKGMSGVKG, translated from the exons ATGGCCTCCCACCAACCCACCGTCAGCACCGCAGCAACAACCACCGAGCCACAGCTCGACGCATGGGCTGCAATTACACCCACTCAAGCCCCAGCAGCCCAGCCTGATGAGCAGCCCAAGTGGCCTGGCTGGCCCGGATGCAACGTGTACAGATTGATCGTGCCGCTGATGAAAGTGGGCTCCATCATTGGCAAGAAAGGAGAGACCGTCAAGAAGCTCTGTGTCGAGACGGGTGCTCGTGTCAATGTTCTTCCTGGGCTTGTTACTTGTCCTCATCGCGTT GTGGTGATATCTGGTAAGGAGGATCCAGATGCTGCGTTATCGCCCGCTATGGTGGCCGTGATGCGGCTATCTAAGCAGGTAATTGGATTACCCGAGGGTGATGAAGATGATATTAAATCATCAGGAGCTGCTGCTGTGAATTGCTGTGTGCGTTTATTGGTGCCTTCGGGACAAGCCTTTAGCCTGATTGGGAGACAGGGGGCGAGAATCAGGCCGATGCAGGAGGCGAGTGGCGCTGCAATTCGGGTCCTCTCAAGTG CTGAAGTCCCAACCTATGTCATCGATCCAGATGAGAAGGTTGTGGAACTGGAAGGAGAAGCTATCAATGTTCTTAAAGCTCTTGAATATGTTGTTGGACACTTAAGAAAGTTTTTGGTGGATCACAGTGTTCTTCCTTTATTTGAGAAGAAT CTTACTCGACAGACTGATAATTCTGACAAGATGACGCTGAACCCGACTACTCAAGCAGGATCTGATGGTAGTGAATTCTCTCTTTCGGTACAGCGGGATGCACCTTTTGTTGATCTCGAAAGGAATCAGGACACTGTACCCTGTTTGTCTGGGTGGCCATATAATGGACAAGCGGCTGGACCTGCAGGAATATCATCTTTGGAGGTTGGACCTATCAATACTCAG GTAGCACAAACAACGCAAATTCCGCTCATGTATGCCCATGGCATTATTGGAGTAGATGGATCAAATATCGCACACATCCGGCGTTATAGTGGTGCTATCGTGACTGTTCAAGAAAGCCCAGGTTTACCAGATGAAATCACCATTCAGGTTAAGGGGACACCACCGGAGGTGGAGGTTGCTCAGCAACTTATTCAG GAATGTGTTAGCAAGCAGGACGAAGATCCTCAGGAGCTAAC GAGCAGCAACCTGAGACAACTCGGCCCAGATGTTGTACTGAACTTTTTTCAGATCA